From the Molothrus ater isolate BHLD 08-10-18 breed brown headed cowbird chromosome 25, BPBGC_Mater_1.1, whole genome shotgun sequence genome, one window contains:
- the MAPK13 gene encoding mitogen-activated protein kinase 13 — MNIARRRGFYRQEVNNTLWELPRRYTSLHPLGSGAYGSVCSAIDKKTGEKVAIKKLCRPFQSEIFAKRAYRELMLLKHMQHDNVIGLLDVFTSTASYQGFQDFYLVMPYMRTDLQKIMGHEFSDEKIQYLVYQMLKGLKYIHSAGIVHRDLKPSNLAVNEDCQLKILDFGLARQADAEMTGYVVTRWYRAPEVILNWMHYNQTVDIWSIGCIMAEMLTGKTLFKGKDYLDQLTQILKVTGHPGEDFLEKLEDKAAKSYIKSLPKIPKKDLSVLFPKANPQAVDLLDKMLQLDVEKRLTATEALAHPYFDQFRDIEEETEAQHSYDDSLEHEKLSIEEWKKHIYKEILTFSPIARKDSKKRSGMSL; from the exons ATGAACATCGCAAGGAGAAGAGGCTTTTACAGACAGGAGGTGAACAACACgctctgggagctgcccaggagaTACACATCCCTGCACCCGCTGGGCTCCGGGGCCTACGGCTCCGTCTG TTCAGCCATAGACAAGAAGACAGGGGAGAAAGTGGCCATCAAGAAGCTGTGCCGCCCATTCCAGTCAGAGATCTTTGCCAAGAGAGCCTACAGAGAGCTGATGCTGCTGAAGCACATGCAGCATGACAAT gTCATTGGGCTGCTTGATGTCTTCACCTCCACTGCCTCCTACCAGGGGTTCCAGGACTT CTACCTGGTGATGCCATACATGCGGACAGATTTACAAAAGATCATGGGACATGAATTCAGTGATGAAAAGATCCAGTACCTGGTCTACCAAATGCTGAAAGGGCTGAAG TATATTCATTCAGCTGGCATCGTCCACAGG GACCTGAAGCCAAGTAACCTGGCTGTGAATGAAGACTGCCAGCTAAAG ATTCTGGATTTTGGCCTGGCCAGGCAGGCTGATGCTGAGATGACTGGCTACGTGGTCACACGGTGGTACAGAGCCCCAGAGGTCATCCTGAACTGGATGCATTACAACCAGACAg TGGATATCTGGTCTATTGGCTGTATCATGGCAGAAATGCTGACTGGGAAAACActctttaaaggaaaagacT ACCTGGACCAGCTGACCCAGATCCTGAAAGTAACGGGGCATCCAGGAGAGGACTTCTTGGAGAAGCTGGAGGACAAAGCG GCGAAGAGTTATATCAAGTCCCTTCCTAAAATCCCCAAGAAGGATTTGTCTGTGCTTTTCCCTAAAGCCAATCCTCAGG CTGTGGACCTGCTTGACAAGATGTTGCAGCTGGATGTGGAAAAGCGCCTTACAGCAACAGAGGCCTTGGCTCACCCCTACTTCGACCAGTTCCGAGATATCGAGGAGGAGACAGAGGCACAACACTCCTATGATGATTCTCTGGAACATGAAAAGCTTTCCATAGAGGAGTGGAAAA agCACATTTACAAGGAGATCTTGACCTTCAGTCCCATTGCACGGAAGGATTCAAAGAAGAGAAGTGGGATGTCATTATAG